The following coding sequences lie in one Flavobacterium cyclinae genomic window:
- a CDS encoding DNA/RNA non-specific endonuclease, translating to MENKEFVVHEEPTNSSLFDYLPTSTTGAIYSHSSYSFSYSENHEQSEWVAYVLEKNDLTNLNFQRPFFEQDPLVETASADWRNYKNSGYDKGHLCPAADRKSSFSDYNETFFTSNISPQKHDFNSGVWNRLEEKVRYWALKYDGLYIVTGGVLNDNLKSIGKEKVSVPKYFYKVLLTKDGSRMIGFLVPHQKSNQPLYEFTATVDDIEKMTGIDFFPKLSDTIENELETKSDYKEWSF from the coding sequence TTGGAAAATAAAGAATTTGTGGTACATGAAGAACCAACAAATAGTAGTCTATTTGATTATTTACCAACTTCCACAACAGGAGCAATTTATAGTCACTCGTCTTATAGTTTTTCTTATTCAGAAAATCATGAGCAAAGTGAATGGGTTGCTTATGTTTTAGAAAAGAACGATTTGACAAATTTAAATTTTCAACGCCCTTTTTTTGAGCAAGATCCATTAGTAGAAACAGCTTCTGCAGATTGGAGAAATTATAAAAATTCAGGTTATGATAAAGGACATTTATGTCCGGCAGCTGATAGAAAAAGTTCTTTTTCAGATTACAACGAAACATTTTTTACTTCTAATATTAGTCCTCAAAAACACGATTTTAATTCGGGAGTATGGAATCGTTTAGAAGAAAAAGTAAGGTATTGGGCTTTGAAATATGATGGTTTATATATTGTGACTGGAGGCGTATTAAATGATAATCTTAAATCTATCGGAAAAGAAAAAGTTTCGGTTCCAAAATATTTTTACAAAGTACTTTTAACTAAAGACGGAAGTAGAATGATTGGTTTCTTAGTTCCGCATCAAAAATCAAATCAGCCTTTATATGAATTTACGGCAACTGTAGATGATATTGAAAAAATGACCGGAATTGACTTTTTTCCTAAATTATCAGACACTATAGAAAATGAATTAGAAACAAAATCAGATTATAAAGAATGGAGTTTTTAA
- the mreC gene encoding rod shape-determining protein MreC, translating to MQQIINFMIKNSYRLLFLLLLGISFSLVIKSHSYHRSEYVNSANAITGAYYEKVNEVNEYFSLKQKNKDLASENALLKQLLFNKKDTVLTSKTLFRNDLNNYNVVVSKVVKNSFNTRENYITINSGKNSGIEVDMGVVNDKGVVGIIEKTSPNYSTIQSVLNTKSKIHAKIKNSEHFGTLIWDGVNVGFAQLTEVPRLASFKPGDSIVTGANSEIFPENIPIGKIDKIYIDKKTNYYTINIRLFNDMTALGYVYVIENKRKKEKRQLEKATIAPK from the coding sequence ATGCAGCAAATAATTAATTTTATGATTAAAAACAGCTATCGATTGCTGTTTTTGCTGCTTTTGGGCATTTCATTTTCTTTGGTTATAAAATCTCATTCCTATCACCGTAGTGAATATGTGAATTCGGCTAACGCAATAACAGGCGCTTACTACGAGAAAGTGAATGAAGTAAATGAATATTTTAGTTTAAAACAAAAAAATAAGGATTTAGCATCAGAAAATGCTTTACTAAAACAATTACTTTTCAATAAAAAAGACACTGTTTTAACTTCTAAAACTTTATTTAGAAACGACTTAAACAACTACAATGTAGTAGTTTCTAAAGTGGTGAAAAATTCTTTCAATACAAGAGAAAACTACATCACTATTAATTCTGGAAAAAATTCAGGAATTGAAGTTGATATGGGAGTGGTAAACGACAAAGGAGTGGTAGGAATCATTGAAAAAACATCGCCAAATTATTCTACAATCCAAAGTGTACTAAATACAAAATCTAAAATCCATGCTAAAATTAAAAATTCAGAACATTTTGGAACTTTAATTTGGGATGGCGTTAATGTTGGATTTGCACAACTTACCGAGGTTCCTCGATTAGCCTCATTTAAACCAGGGGATTCTATTGTAACAGGTGCTAATTCTGAAATATTCCCAGAGAACATACCAATTGGGAAAATTGATAAAATCTATATTGACAAAAAAACCAATTATTACACTATAAACATTAGATTGTTTAACGACATGACAGCACTAGGTTATGTGTATGTAATAGAAAATAAAAGAAAAAAAGAAAAAAGACAACTAGAAAAAGCAACAATTGCACCAAAATAA
- a CDS encoding ABC transporter permease yields MLLYLRLFSESFSFAINALRNNKLRTLLSLLGVTIGIFSIIAVLAAVDSMDKKIKEDLSDMDMNTIYLIRFSFGPSEVPRWKRQQFPDVTYEEYEYLKRSVNGIDKMSFNLFTRNENIKYESKTVNSIRVKPSTEDFFDIEPVKIDKGRLFNEAESNSGSPVIVIGSEVATGLFENSDPIGKKIRLYGQRFTVIGVLKKQGQGMFGDSNDVSVFFPVNFLRKMYGDNSKALTPAVLIKPEKGIDIEEFKAELRQKLRNFRGLKTGDIDNFFLNVLSGFTDFIDNIIGQMNMIGWIISAFSLLVGGFGIANIMFVSVKERTNLIGIQKALGAKNKFILFQFLFEAVILSLIGGIVGMFLVWVIALILSSALDFEFVLSAANMLLGSGLAAFIGLVSGIIPAISASKLDPVEAIRSGM; encoded by the coding sequence ATGCTTTTATATTTACGATTATTTTCAGAAAGTTTCAGTTTTGCCATCAACGCATTGCGTAATAATAAATTGCGTACCCTTTTGTCGTTGTTAGGTGTAACAATTGGTATTTTTTCCATTATTGCGGTGTTGGCTGCAGTTGATTCTATGGATAAAAAAATCAAGGAAGATTTGAGTGATATGGATATGAATACCATTTACTTAATCCGTTTTTCATTTGGACCTTCTGAAGTGCCCAGATGGAAAAGACAACAGTTTCCAGATGTTACTTATGAAGAATACGAATATTTGAAAAGAAGTGTAAACGGAATAGACAAAATGTCGTTTAATTTGTTCACTCGAAATGAAAATATCAAATACGAATCAAAAACAGTCAATTCTATTCGAGTAAAGCCTTCTACTGAAGATTTTTTTGACATTGAACCTGTAAAAATTGATAAAGGTCGTTTGTTTAATGAAGCAGAGTCTAATTCGGGAAGTCCTGTTATTGTAATTGGAAGTGAAGTAGCTACTGGATTGTTTGAAAATAGTGATCCTATTGGAAAAAAAATCCGATTATATGGTCAACGTTTTACGGTAATAGGAGTTTTAAAAAAGCAAGGGCAAGGAATGTTTGGCGATAGTAATGATGTTTCTGTATTTTTTCCAGTTAATTTTTTACGTAAAATGTATGGTGACAATAGTAAAGCACTTACTCCAGCGGTTTTAATTAAACCTGAAAAGGGAATAGATATTGAGGAATTCAAAGCCGAATTACGTCAGAAATTAAGAAATTTTAGAGGGTTAAAAACAGGAGATATTGATAATTTCTTTTTAAATGTTCTTTCTGGATTTACCGATTTTATTGATAATATCATTGGACAAATGAATATGATAGGTTGGATTATCAGTGCATTTTCACTTTTAGTGGGTGGCTTTGGTATAGCTAATATCATGTTTGTCTCAGTGAAAGAAAGAACCAACTTAATTGGAATTCAAAAAGCATTAGGTGCAAAAAATAAATTCATTTTGTTTCAGTTTTTATTTGAGGCGGTAATTTTATCTTTAATTGGAGGTATTGTTGGTATGTTTTTAGTTTGGGTAATTGCTTTAATCTTATCTTCTGCATTGGATTTTGAATTTGTTCTTAGTGCAGCCAATATGCTTTTAGGTTCAGGATTAGCTGCTTTTATTGGATTGGTATCCGGAATTATCCCAGCTATTTCTGCTTCAAAATTAGATCCAGTAGAAGCCATCAGAAGCGGTATGTAA
- a CDS encoding peptidoglycan D,D-transpeptidase FtsI family protein has protein sequence MRKFILPAVIIISSIVLIVRIFYLQVIDETLKLKSENNAIKKVFDFPERGYIYDRNGKLLVANQPSYDIMVVPREIKNIDTTEFCSLLKITKEDFIKKIEKAKIYSPMLPSVFLSQLNKVEYAAFQEKERKFEGFYTQRRSLRDYQVDFGANIFGFITQVNEGILKKNKYYNSGDLIGKQGVEQQYEEILRGVKGVKYLLRDKHNKIIGPYKNGQFDTIAQQGKDLTLTIDYELQKYGTELMINKRGGIVAIEPKSGEILALVTAPTYDPGLLVGRQRSKNYTALYNDSIAKPLYDRGLQAAYPPGSPFKIITGLIGLQEEVIDEQSTFYCNHGANFGRFMGCHCGLHTLQLNNGIYKSCNSYFGNTYKRTIEKYKDSYYSVDNWANHVKSFGLGQFLGTDMPIGSKGLVPTSKMYKKWYNGAKIRSSYIISNAIGQGEVLTSPIQLANMMATVANRGYYYTPHIVKNIKDEKLDKKYTTKHYTTIDKQYYEPIIQGLEDVYNYGTASGFRVEGMKICGKTGTAENKIRVAGKTYQLKDHSIFVAFAPRENPKIALAVFIENSGYGATWAGPIATLMLEKYINGKISRKDLETRMLTGSLEAEYQKIENIIFQRQPNPSKIQDSINKIKVEISDAKKEEEEA, from the coding sequence ATGAGAAAATTTATATTACCAGCAGTAATCATTATTTCATCAATTGTTCTTATTGTTCGAATTTTTTACTTACAAGTAATTGATGAAACTTTAAAACTTAAATCAGAAAACAATGCCATAAAAAAAGTATTTGATTTTCCTGAGCGTGGTTATATTTATGATAGAAATGGTAAGTTGTTAGTTGCTAACCAGCCATCATATGATATCATGGTGGTTCCAAGAGAAATTAAAAACATCGACACAACTGAATTTTGCTCCTTATTAAAAATCACAAAAGAAGATTTTATAAAAAAAATAGAAAAGGCAAAAATATACAGCCCCATGTTACCTTCTGTATTTCTATCTCAATTAAATAAAGTGGAATATGCCGCATTCCAAGAAAAAGAAAGAAAATTTGAAGGTTTCTATACCCAAAGACGATCACTTCGAGATTACCAAGTTGATTTTGGAGCAAACATTTTTGGATTTATCACACAAGTTAATGAAGGAATACTTAAAAAAAACAAGTATTACAATAGTGGTGATTTAATTGGAAAACAAGGCGTTGAACAACAATATGAAGAAATTCTTAGAGGAGTAAAAGGAGTTAAATACTTACTACGAGACAAACATAATAAAATCATTGGTCCTTATAAAAATGGGCAATTTGATACGATAGCGCAACAAGGAAAAGACTTAACTTTAACCATTGATTATGAACTGCAAAAATACGGTACAGAATTAATGATTAACAAAAGAGGCGGAATTGTTGCCATAGAACCTAAATCTGGTGAAATTTTAGCTTTAGTAACCGCTCCTACTTACGATCCGGGATTGTTAGTAGGAAGACAGCGCTCTAAAAACTACACTGCTTTATATAACGATTCTATAGCAAAACCTTTATACGATAGAGGACTTCAAGCTGCATATCCACCAGGCTCTCCGTTTAAAATCATAACCGGACTAATTGGATTGCAAGAGGAAGTAATTGATGAACAAAGCACCTTTTATTGTAATCATGGAGCAAATTTTGGGCGCTTTATGGGATGTCATTGTGGTTTACATACGTTACAACTAAATAATGGTATTTATAAATCTTGTAATAGTTATTTTGGTAACACCTACAAAAGAACTATAGAAAAATACAAAGATTCATATTATAGTGTGGATAATTGGGCTAATCATGTAAAAAGTTTTGGACTTGGTCAATTTTTAGGAACCGATATGCCAATTGGATCCAAAGGATTAGTGCCCACATCAAAAATGTATAAGAAATGGTATAATGGGGCTAAAATTAGAAGTTCTTATATTATATCAAATGCAATTGGTCAAGGCGAGGTACTAACATCTCCAATACAATTAGCCAATATGATGGCAACTGTTGCCAATAGAGGATATTATTACACGCCTCACATAGTTAAAAACATCAAAGATGAAAAACTAGACAAAAAATACACCACTAAACATTACACTACCATAGACAAACAATATTACGAGCCTATAATACAAGGTTTAGAAGATGTTTATAACTATGGAACAGCTTCAGGATTTAGAGTGGAAGGAATGAAAATATGTGGAAAAACAGGAACTGCAGAAAACAAAATAAGAGTAGCTGGGAAAACATATCAATTAAAAGACCATTCAATATTTGTTGCTTTTGCGCCTAGAGAAAATCCTAAAATTGCTTTGGCTGTATTTATTGAAAATTCAGGTTATGGAGCAACTTGGGCTGGACCAATTGCAACCTTAATGCTAGAAAAATATATCAATGGTAAGATTTCTCGAAAAGACTTAGAAACTAGAATGTTAACTGGAAGTTTAGAAGCTGAGTATCAAAAAATTGAAAATATCATCTTCCAGAGACAACCAAACCCGTCAAAAATTCAAGATTCAATAAATAAAATTAAAGTAGAAATTAGCGACGCCAAAAAAGAAGAAGAGGAAGCATAA
- the mreD gene encoding rod shape-determining protein MreD, whose translation MNNSLINSIRFVVFLFLQLLIFNNINLLGYLNPYPYVLFILLYPVNSNKSVLLLASFAMGILLDMFCNSGGIHAMASLILAYIRPSLFKFAFGLSYEYQTVKIADKITPERITLLLLAIFIHHFVLFFFEYFRLDQILTVLMRTLSSSLFTFVICLLTLFIIKPSKR comes from the coding sequence GTGAATAACAGTCTAATAAATAGCATCCGATTTGTAGTTTTTTTATTCCTACAACTGTTAATATTTAATAATATTAATTTGTTAGGATATTTAAACCCCTATCCGTATGTGTTATTTATCTTATTGTACCCTGTAAATAGCAATAAAAGCGTATTACTTTTAGCTAGTTTTGCTATGGGAATCTTATTAGATATGTTTTGTAATTCGGGCGGAATTCACGCAATGGCATCATTAATTCTAGCTTATATAAGACCATCGTTATTTAAGTTTGCTTTTGGTTTGAGTTACGAATACCAAACCGTAAAAATTGCAGATAAAATTACACCAGAGCGAATTACATTGTTACTATTAGCTATTTTTATTCATCATTTTGTTTTGTTCTTTTTTGAATATTTTCGATTGGATCAAATTTTGACTGTACTAATGCGAACCCTATCTAGTTCGTTATTTACATTTGTTATTTGTTTACTAACTTTATTTATTATTAAGCCAAGTAAGCGATGA
- the purH gene encoding bifunctional phosphoribosylaminoimidazolecarboxamide formyltransferase/IMP cyclohydrolase yields MNTTKKIASALISVFDKNGLEPIVKALHLNNVTIYSTGGTETFIKDLGIPVVAVEDITAFPEILGGRVKTLHPKIFGGILNRQDHAGDVEQMKEFNIPQIDLVIVDLYPFEKTVASGASEQEIIEKIDIGGISLIRAAAKNFKDTVIVPSVEQYAPFLNFYTENNGATTLENRKLLASRAFNVSSHYDSAIFNYFNQVFEEPVLKISEQNGNVLRYGENPHQKGFFFGDFDKMFTKVHGKELSYNNLLDVDAAVNLMNEFKNDNPTFAILKHNNACGLATRNTMKEAYLDALAGDPTSAFGGVLIANGKIDVATANEINQLFCEVVIAPAYDQEAIDILEEKKNRIILILNDIELPQTTIRTCLNGVLVQDKDNVSDSKDHLKTVTTAVPTEEEIEDLLFASKICKHTKSNTIVFAKNKQLCASGTGQTSRVDALRQAIEKATSFEFDLTGAVMASDAFFPFPDCVEIANKAGITAVIQPGGSIKDELSINYCNENNMAMVFTGIRHFKH; encoded by the coding sequence ATGAACACAACAAAAAAAATTGCTTCGGCATTGATTTCTGTATTTGACAAAAACGGTTTAGAGCCTATTGTTAAAGCCCTTCATCTAAACAATGTAACTATTTATTCTACCGGCGGAACTGAAACTTTTATCAAAGATTTAGGTATTCCAGTAGTAGCTGTAGAAGATATTACGGCATTCCCTGAAATTTTAGGAGGAAGAGTAAAAACCTTACATCCAAAAATCTTTGGTGGTATTTTAAACCGTCAAGACCATGCAGGTGATGTGGAACAAATGAAAGAATTCAACATTCCTCAAATCGATTTAGTGATTGTGGATTTGTATCCGTTTGAAAAAACCGTTGCTTCTGGTGCTAGCGAACAAGAAATTATTGAGAAAATCGATATCGGTGGAATTTCATTAATCAGAGCAGCTGCTAAAAATTTCAAAGACACGGTAATTGTTCCTTCTGTTGAGCAATATGCACCATTTTTAAATTTCTATACCGAAAATAACGGTGCTACAACTTTAGAAAACAGAAAATTATTAGCTTCAAGAGCTTTTAATGTTTCTTCACATTATGATTCGGCTATTTTTAATTACTTCAATCAAGTTTTTGAAGAACCGGTTTTAAAAATCAGCGAACAAAACGGAAATGTATTACGTTATGGTGAAAATCCACACCAAAAAGGATTTTTCTTTGGAGATTTCGACAAAATGTTTACTAAAGTTCACGGAAAAGAATTGTCATACAACAATTTATTAGATGTTGATGCTGCAGTAAATTTAATGAACGAATTCAAAAATGACAATCCAACATTTGCTATTTTAAAACACAATAATGCTTGTGGTTTAGCAACAAGAAACACCATGAAAGAAGCGTATTTAGATGCTTTAGCAGGTGACCCAACATCTGCTTTCGGAGGTGTTTTAATTGCGAATGGAAAAATTGATGTAGCTACAGCAAACGAAATCAATCAATTGTTCTGCGAAGTGGTAATTGCTCCAGCATATGACCAAGAAGCAATTGATATTTTAGAAGAAAAGAAAAACAGAATTATCTTAATTTTAAACGATATTGAACTACCTCAAACTACTATAAGAACTTGTTTAAACGGAGTTTTAGTTCAAGATAAAGACAATGTTTCCGATTCAAAAGACCATTTAAAAACGGTTACAACTGCAGTTCCAACAGAAGAAGAAATTGAAGATTTATTGTTTGCTTCAAAAATTTGTAAACACACCAAATCGAATACAATTGTATTTGCAAAAAACAAACAATTGTGTGCTTCTGGAACCGGACAAACTTCAAGAGTTGATGCTTTAAGACAAGCGATTGAAAAAGCGACTTCTTTTGAATTTGATTTAACCGGAGCGGTTATGGCTAGTGACGCCTTCTTCCCTTTCCCAGATTGTGTAGAAATAGCTAACAAAGCTGGAATTACAGCGGTAATTCAGCCAGGAGGTTCTATAAAAGATGAATTAAGTATCAACTATTGCAACGAAAACAACATGGCAATGGTATTTACAGGAATCCGTCATTTCAAACACTAG
- the rodA gene encoding rod shape-determining protein RodA translates to MKNQSVGNRIDYITVLLYMVLVIMGWMTIYSASLPLEETSIFDVTQIYGRQMLFIGLTIPLIFIILFTDAKIFERLSFVFYGIGILLLLGLFVFGVTKKGQTNWYQFGGFGFQPSEFVKTATALLLAKYLSYSQINLKLTKHQIVGLGIIAIPILLILMQPDAGSAMIFVSLIFVLNREGLPSWYFFSGIIAIALFFLSLVIQPLYLVAIIFAIMVIHYLFNRKISRNPIVYGLLYLTMAGFAFSVSYVYDSVLEPHQKDRINVLIGDDVDMKKEGYNLNQSMIAIGSGGLLGKGYLEGTQTKGGFVPEQHTDYIFTTVGEEWGFVGSITVILLFMTLFLRIIYLAENQKTKFSRVYGYCVATYLFTHFFVNIAMLIKLFPTIGVPLPFFSYGGSSLWAFTIMLFIFVKLDANKVNEW, encoded by the coding sequence ATGAAAAATCAAAGTGTTGGAAATAGAATAGATTATATTACCGTTTTACTATACATGGTCTTAGTAATAATGGGCTGGATGACTATATACTCTGCTTCTTTACCATTAGAAGAAACCTCCATATTTGATGTTACACAAATATATGGCCGTCAAATGCTATTCATTGGACTTACAATTCCTCTTATTTTTATTATTTTATTCACTGATGCTAAAATTTTTGAAAGACTATCTTTTGTTTTTTATGGCATTGGAATCCTTTTACTATTAGGATTATTTGTTTTTGGGGTTACAAAAAAAGGACAAACCAACTGGTATCAATTTGGTGGTTTTGGATTTCAACCTTCTGAGTTTGTTAAAACGGCTACAGCATTATTACTAGCAAAATATTTAAGCTATTCACAAATTAATTTAAAATTAACCAAACATCAAATAGTAGGTTTAGGCATTATTGCAATCCCTATTTTATTAATATTAATGCAACCCGATGCTGGAAGTGCTATGATATTTGTTTCATTAATTTTTGTTTTAAATAGAGAAGGATTACCTAGTTGGTACTTTTTTTCAGGAATTATTGCCATAGCATTGTTTTTTTTATCATTAGTTATTCAACCCCTTTATTTAGTAGCTATCATTTTTGCAATAATGGTTATTCATTATTTGTTTAATCGAAAAATATCCAGAAATCCCATTGTTTATGGATTGCTTTATTTGACAATGGCAGGATTTGCCTTTTCTGTAAGCTATGTATATGATAGTGTTTTAGAACCGCATCAAAAAGACCGAATTAATGTGTTAATTGGTGATGATGTTGATATGAAGAAAGAAGGATACAACTTAAATCAATCAATGATTGCTATTGGCTCTGGAGGTTTATTAGGAAAAGGATATTTAGAAGGCACGCAAACTAAAGGTGGTTTTGTTCCAGAACAACATACCGATTATATTTTTACAACAGTTGGCGAAGAATGGGGATTTGTAGGCAGCATTACTGTAATCCTATTATTTATGACCTTATTTTTAAGAATTATCTACCTAGCAGAAAATCAAAAGACAAAATTTAGTAGGGTGTATGGCTATTGCGTTGCCACTTATTTATTTACTCATTTTTTTGTAAATATTGCCATGCTTATTAAATTATTCCCAACTATTGGTGTACCTCTACCCTTTTTCTCTTACGGAGGTTCAAGTTTATGGGCGTTTACAATTATGCTTTTTATTTTTGTGAAACTTGATGCCAATAAGGTTAATGAATGGTAA
- a CDS encoding rod shape-determining protein — MGFFDFMTEDIAIDLGTANTLIIHNDKVVIDSPSIVARDRITGKIIAVGKEANMMQGKTHENIKTIRPLKDGVIADFDASEQMIKLFIKSIPALKKKLFTPALRMVICIPSGITEVEMRAVKESAERVNGKEVYLIHEPMAAAIGIGLDIMQPKGNMIVDIGGGTTEIAVIALGGIVCDKSVKIAGDVFTNDIIYYMRTQHNLFVGETTAEKIKIQIGAATEDLDSAPEDMSVQGRDLLTGKPKQVDVSYREIAKALDKSIQRIEDAVMETLSQTPPELAADIYNTGIYLAGGGSMLRGLDKRISSKTDLPVYIAEDPLRAVVRGTGMALKNINKYKGILIK, encoded by the coding sequence ATGGGATTTTTTGATTTCATGACCGAGGATATCGCTATCGACCTTGGTACCGCAAATACTTTAATCATTCACAACGACAAAGTTGTAATTGATAGTCCGTCTATCGTTGCAAGAGACCGAATTACCGGCAAAATTATTGCTGTAGGTAAAGAGGCCAACATGATGCAGGGTAAAACACATGAAAACATCAAAACCATTCGTCCGTTAAAAGATGGAGTAATTGCTGATTTTGATGCATCGGAACAAATGATTAAATTGTTCATCAAAAGTATTCCAGCGTTAAAAAAGAAATTATTTACACCAGCGCTTCGCATGGTAATCTGTATTCCATCTGGGATTACTGAAGTGGAAATGCGAGCAGTAAAAGAATCAGCTGAGCGTGTTAATGGTAAAGAAGTATATTTGATTCACGAACCTATGGCAGCTGCAATTGGTATTGGCTTAGATATTATGCAACCAAAAGGAAATATGATTGTAGATATCGGAGGGGGTACAACAGAAATTGCTGTTATCGCTCTTGGTGGAATTGTTTGTGATAAATCGGTAAAAATTGCTGGAGACGTTTTCACTAATGATATAATTTATTACATGAGAACCCAACACAATTTATTTGTTGGAGAAACAACTGCAGAGAAAATTAAAATTCAAATTGGTGCTGCTACCGAAGATTTAGATAGTGCTCCAGAAGACATGTCAGTACAAGGACGTGATTTGTTAACTGGTAAACCAAAACAAGTTGATGTTTCTTATCGAGAAATTGCTAAAGCTTTAGACAAATCCATCCAACGTATTGAAGATGCCGTTATGGAAACTTTATCGCAAACACCACCAGAATTAGCAGCCGATATTTATAATACCGGTATTTATTTAGCCGGTGGAGGTTCGATGTTAAGAGGATTAGACAAACGAATTTCATCTAAAACCGACTTACCTGTTTACATTGCCGAAGATCCATTAAGAGCCGTAGTAAGAGGTACAGGAATGGCACTTAAAAACATCAACAAGTACAAAGGAATTCTGATAAAATAA